The following coding sequences lie in one Arachis hypogaea cultivar Tifrunner chromosome 4, arahy.Tifrunner.gnm2.J5K5, whole genome shotgun sequence genomic window:
- the LOC112795227 gene encoding BON1-associated protein 2, giving the protein MQTFQSIKSPSQSKHHFNYYSLHMESRTSSLIPIELTILNAENLIVKGKQLRRNNNNNNDAAYVVVHAQCSSTKHYPSWNEKFSMEVEPATCRFISIEVRRKKWLGYSSGSVAMAHVPVSELFGAQFLSYRLWDKKGDRNGIIDFSLEAAKRTEQVPMRENEEPVTGVPLFWGNHRYPTNIRLNNI; this is encoded by the exons ATGCAAACTTTCCAATCCATAAAATCTCCCTCACAATCCAAAcatcattttaattattattctctGCATATGGAATCAAGAACAAGCTCTCTCATCCCCATTGAATTAACCATCTTGAACGCAGAGAATCTGATCGTGAAAGGGAAACAATTACgaagaaacaacaacaacaacaacgacgCTGCTTACGTAGTTGTTCACGCACAGTGTTCTTCCACAAAACACTACCCTTCATGGAACGAGAAGTTCTCAATGGAGGTTGAACCCGCCACCTGCAGGTTCATTAGCATTGAGGTTCGGCGCAAGAAATGGTTGGGTTACAGTTCTGGAAGCGTGGCAATGGCTCACGTTCCGGTGTCTGAGTTATTTGGAGCACAGTTTTTGAGTTATAGGCTTTGGGATAAGAAGGGTGACAGAAACGGGATCATTGATTTCTCG TTGGAAGCAGCAAAGAGAACGGAACAAGTGCCAATGCGTGAAAATGAAGAGCCTGTAACTGGGGTTCCACTTTTCTGGGGTAATCATCGCTACCCTACAAATATTAGATTGAACAACATATAA
- the LOC112795228 gene encoding uncharacterized protein codes for MASNNPFIVVLLYPNCRIRNGDNRVTFECQDLILFRTQRVGDVVGFKKFDIEQVRWDIRDGNRKGGEMELAAEVGHGGSGSSVQKTYVQDNRPLAPPPIHVAIPEPEVEEGEQEPNKDYVPESADSESSDGGNEDEFVKVLVIESDRLKYHVQYRQVNNGCQWSLRGALRQNLGYWFRDFVDHTAVWHPPYLKTIACCAVTGGLAPRSCSTNAHVSVCAEMRELSKVKSLSGTVSPNPTSNRYGTMASGEGSGWPDRPNRLFQKSRPGLLKNIGFFSSLSLGLFPIRPGQNVILKAAPAISSDHCALILETQPRIRIKKDFRFEAFWTEHEECKEVIRRSWQQDDGNRNCWNQFTRKRSRCKRELLEWSRRKFKRADKEIERKKSELQQIQKGDMKEGDQKRERELKNQISNLWKQEEKYWGQRSRLKWIKWGDKNTAFFHATTIQRRMKNRIDKLKDEAGHWIQREEDIMRLVETHFNKLFTSEGVRKLEECISDIPIRVTREMNDELMAKINDEEIEEAVFSMGSLKAPGPDGFNGLFFQQHWDILKKEVCGVVRQIFEDGSLPGDLGETTVVLIPKVTQPESLNQLRPISCCNFIYKILTRVLVGRLRKVLDVIISPVQSAFTKGRLIQDNIIVVQEVFHKLNRRGNYGSNDLAIKLDMNKAYDRLEWNFMQKVMEKFGFSQEWVKLIMSCVRSATYRFKINGKLTTKIYPQRGLRQGDPLSPYLFILAAESFTVLMEKALRDNLISGIRLAPTAPVITHLLFADDCIIFAGAQEEEIYQLIQIVNKYTEHSGQRINTEKSGLIFGSQVSIQKRVNIEEITGMESWEDLGRYLGLPARWGRSKNKALEWIHEKIQNKMQGWKEKLLNQAGKEVLIKAVIQAIPDYAMNVIKFPKSFCRKIESAIARFWWTNNGKERSIHWKSWTNMTKSKVNGGLGFKDLECQNIAHLAKQAWRLLKEEDTIWAQILKAIYYPNCNLWEAERGGNASWIWKSILEGRDFLRRKGRWSVGSGAGIDIWEDNWVVGIDKLRRGEGNRYRRVSELVKDGEGWDLNKIHDCFQGNEAELITRTPISLINKNDYYVWPYRNDGQYSVRTGYHAAKEEKDLKEETKLNKASTSQNLREVWKTIWKLPVPGKVKMFLWKAVHGILPVNMNLYQRKSAVSPTCSICQEGEETIEHALLLCPWTRAVWFGSSLQMVPTSYNVGSFEKWMMTTINKIMREAGKEKDNILCTLGFVCWCIWKERNQHIFQQTKINPQRAIIYSQHLVAEYHNTTKVLNRDNKHREGRKGERTRITWRPPPHNRTKVNTDAAFDRETGMAALAVVARDWQGKMITGTTSTFKTTSALTAEAQAYREALILIKNLQIRNCIIETDCLPLVQAIKARTPLAEADAIIRDILQLLEEAPDVGATWTPREGNCLAHQLAAMAAGNQLQRQWSVFPPEQVRNTIRREAGFAILHHNQYKRLQDHQVSFSTSFQGRQREEGLPGRVEAESGDGSEAGGEGRQQPMNSNRPFSGRSSIKSIIGRKASRDEADKQTNPQEIAQQRRRCGCVLTVRPGSSTQTQLHTREWHRSRPATLEICGKSVAEVRRTQAEDILEDDQPAQRPHA; via the exons ATGGCCAGTAATAATCCATTCATAGTTGTGCTTCTTTATCCCAATTGTCGCATAAGGAATGGTGACAACAGGGTGACATTCGAGTGTCAGGATCTGATATTGTTTCGCACTCAGCGTGTGGGAGATGTTGTTGGATTTAAaaagtttgatattgagcaagtTCGGTGGGACATAAGGGATGGAAATCGGAAGGGTGGC GAAATGGAGCTGGCCGCCGAGGTGGGTCACGGTGGTAGTGGGTCATCCGTACAGAAAACCTACGTACAAGACAACCGACCTCTCGCACCACCTCCCATTCATGTCGCGATTCCGGAGCCTGAGGTAGAGGAGGGTGAGCAAGAGCCGAACAAGGATTACGTGCCAGAAAGTGCGGACAGTGAATCTTCCGATGGTggcaatgaggatgagtttgtgAAGGTTctg GTGATCGAGTCCGACCgcttaaagtaccatgtgcagtACCGTCAAGTCAACAATGGGTGTCAATGGAGCCTCCGTGGCGCCCTTCGTCAAAATCTCGGATACTG GTTCAGAGATTTTGTGGACCACACAGCTGTCTGGCACCCACCGTATCTCAAGACCATCGCCTGCTGTGCTGTCACGGGAGGCCTAGCGCCGAGGAGCTGCTCCACCAACGCCCACGTCTCCGTATG TGCCGAAATGAGGGAATTGTCAAAAGTAAAATCTCTCAGCGGCACAGTGTCGCCGAATCCAACCTCAAACAGATACGGGACGATGGCGTCCGGTGAAG GCTCAGGCTGGCCTGACAGGCCCAACAGGCTATTTCAAAAGTCTAGGCCTGGCCTTTTAAAGAATATAGGCTTTTTTAGTAGCCTGAGCCTGGGCCTATTTCCTATCAGGCCAGGTCAG AATGTGATTCTAAAAGCTGCACCGGCTATAAGTTCGGACCATTGTGCCTTAATTTTGGAAACACAACCGAGAATTCGAATTAAAAAAGATTTCAGGTTTGAGGCTTTTTGGACAGAGCACGAGGAGTGTAAAGAAGTAATTAGGAGGAGCTGGCAGCAAGACGATGGGAACAGAAACTGTTGGAACCAGTTCACTAGAAAGAGAAGCAGATGTAAAAGGGAGCTATTGGAGTGGAGCAGAAGAAAATTCAAGAGAGCAgataaagaaatagaaagaaagaaaagtgagCTACAACAAATACAAAAGGGAGATATGAAGGAGGGAGATCAAAAAAGGGAAAGAGAGCTGAAGAACCAAATATCAAATCTttggaaacaagaagaaaaatattggGGGCAAAGATCAAGGTTGAAATGGATAAAATGGGGCGACAAAAACACAGCATTTTTTCATGCAACAACCATACAGAGAAGAATGAAGAACAGAATTGATAAATTGAAAGATGAGGCAGGGCACTGGATACAAAGAGAAGAAGACATTATGAGATTAGTAGAAACACATTTTAACAAGTTGTTTACTTCTGAAGGGGTTAGGAAGCTGGAAGAATGCATAAGTGATATTCCAATCAGAGTAACTAGAGAGATGAATGATGAGCTTATGGCAAAGATCAATGACGAGGAAATTGAGGAAGCTGTCTTTAGCATGGGAAGCTTAAAAGCTCCGGGGCCTGATGGTTTTAATGGACTGTTCTTCCAACAGCATTGGGATATTCTGAAAAAAGAAGTATGTGGTGTGGTGAGACAGATTTTTGAAGATGGCAGCTTACCAGGGGACTTAGGAGAAACAACAGTAGTTTTGATTCCCAAAGTGACTCAACCGGAAAGCCTGAATCAACTCAGACCTATCAGCTGTTGCAATTTCATATATAAAATTCTGACTAGGGTCTTGGTTGGAAGGTTAAGGAAAGTGCTAGATGTCATCATATCTCCGGTTCAGAGTGCTTTTACAAAAGGAAGACTTATACAAGATAATATAATAGTGGTTCAGGAAGTGTTTCATAAGCTAAATAGGAGAGGAAATTACGGAAGCAATGACTTAGCCATTAAGTTGGATATGAACAAGGCATATGATAGACTGGAATGGAATTTTATGCAAAAAGTAATGGAAAAGTTTGGTTTTAGTCAAGAATGGGTGAAGTTGATAATGAGCTGCGTCAGGAGTGCTACttatagatttaaaattaatGGAAAATTGACTACCAAGATCTACCCTCAAAGAGGTCTCAGACAGGGAGATCCTCTATCACCCTATCTTTTTATTTTGGCAGCGGAAAGTTTTACTGTTCTTATGGAAAAGGCGTTAAGGGATAACCTTATTTCAGGAATAAGGTTAGCTCCAACTGCGCCGGTTATAACTCATCTACTCTTCGCTGATGATTGTATTATTTTTGCAGGCGCTCAAGAAGAAGAGATATATCAACTAATCCAAATCGTTAACAAATATACGGAGCATTCAGGACAAAGAATTAATACAGAGAAATCCGGACTGATTTTTGGAAGTCAGGTTTCTATCCAAAAGAGGGTGAACATTGAAGAGATCACAGGTATGGAGTCATGGGAAGATCTGGGAAGGTACCTTGGGCTACCAGCAAGATGGGGAAGATCCAAGAACAAGGCGCTGGAGTGGATACATGagaagattcaaaacaaaatgcAAGGTTGGAAAGAGAAACTTTTAAACCAAGCGGGAAAGGAGGTTTTGATAAAGGCAGTTATACAGGCAATTCCAGACTACGCAATGAACGTGATAAAGTTCCCAAAATCGTTTTGTAGGAAAATTGAATCAGCAATCGCAAGATTTTGGTGGACAAACAACGGAAAGGAAAGAAGTATTCATTGGAAGAGCTGGACAAATATGACCAAAAGTAAAGTGAATGGAGGCTTGGGGTTCAAGGATTTAGAATGTCAGAACATAGCACATTTGGCTAAGCAAGCTTGGAGACTCCTGAAGGAGGAAGACACTATATGGGCTCAGATTCTAAAGGCTATCTATTACCCTAATTGCAATCTGTGGGAAGCAGAGAGAGGAGGAAATGCTTCATGGATATGGAAGAGCATATTGGAGGGGAGAGATTTTCTTAGAAGGAAGGGAAGATGGAGTGTAGGAAGTGGAGCAGGCATAGACATTTGGGAAGATAATTGGGTGGTGGGAATAGACAAGCTGAGGAGAGGTGAAGGAAATCGATACAGAAGAGTGAGTGAATTGGTAAAAGATGGCGAAGGCTGGGACTTAAATAAGATTCATGACTGTTTTCAGGGTAATGAGGCTGAATTGATAACCAGAACGCCCAttagtttgattaataaaaatgattaCTATGTGTGGCCGTATAGAAATGACGGACAGTATTCAGTCAGAACTGGATACCATGCTGCAAAGGAGGAGAAAGACCTAAAGGAGGAGACAAAACTTAATAAAGCATCTACAAGTCAGAACCTGAGGGAGGTATGGAAGACTATTTGGAAATTACCAGTGCCAGGAAAAGTTAAAATGTTCCTTTGGAAAGCAGTGCACGGAATTCTGCCAGTGAATATGAACTTATATCAGCGCAAAAGTGCAGTTTCACCCACGTGTAGCATATGCCAGGAAGGAGAAGAGACAATAGAACATGCTTTACTGTTGTGCCCGTGGACAAGAGCCGTGTGGTTTGGATCTAGCCTACAAATGGTGCCTACGAGCTATAATGTGGgatcttttgaaaaatggatgATGACCACTATTAACAAAATCATGAGGGAGGCAGGAAAGGAAAAGGACAATATTTTGTGTACGTTGGGATTTGTTTGTTGGTGCATTTGGAAAGAAAGAAATCAGCACATTTTTCAGCAAACAAAAATCAATCCACAAAGGGCAATAATTTATTCACAGCATCTTGTAGCAGAATATCACAACACAACAAAGGTACTCAACAGAGACAACAAACATAGAGAAGGCAGGAAGGGAGAGAGAACGAGAATCACCTGGAGGCCTCCACCACATAACAGGACGAAAGTTAACACAGATGCAGCTTTCGACAGGGAAACAGGCATGGCAGCATTAGCAGTGGTGGCAAGAGACTGGCAAGGCAAAATGATCACTGGAACAACATCAACATTCAAGACAACATCAGCACTAACAGCAGAAGCTCAAGCATACAGAGAggctttaattctaattaaaaatttacagATAAGAAACTGTATAATTGAAACAGATTGCCTACCTTTGGTTCAAGCAATTAAGGCAAGAACGCCCTTAGCTGAGGCAGACGCAATCATCAGGGATATCCTCCAACTGCTGGAAGAGGCTCCGGATGTGGGAGCTACTTGGACTCCACGAGAAGGTAATTGTTTAGCTCACCAACTGGCAGCGATGGCAGCGGGGAATCAGCTTCAGAGGCAGTGGTCAGTTTTTCCGCCTGAACAAGTAAGGAATACCATCAGACGAGAAGCAGGATTCGCAATCCTTCACCATAATCAATACAAGCGATTGCAGGACCACCAGGTTTCATTTTCAACCAGCTTTCAAGGGAGACAAAGGGAAGAGGGGTTACCTGGGAGGGTAGAGGCGGAATCCGGTGACGGGAGCGAAGCTGGAGGGGAAGGGCGTCAGCAACCCATGAACTCGAATCGGCCGTTTAGTGGAAGAAGCAGCATCAAAAGCATCATAGGGAGAAAGGCTAGCAGAGACGAGGCAGACAAACAAACGAATCCACAAGAGATTGCTCAGCAGAGGAGAAGATGCGGCTGCGTCTTGACCGTGAGACCAGGAAGCTCAACACAGACCCAATTGCACACTCGCGAGTGGCATAGAAGCAGACCTGCGACGTTGGAGATCTGTGGCAAATCTGTAGCGGAGGTGCGGCGAACCCAAGCGGAAGACATCTTGGAGGACGATCAGCCTGCACAACGCCCCCATGCATAA
- the LOC112794413 gene encoding BON1-associated protein 2, producing the protein MESIRPSTLEIMVISGENLCMNQNPVKEAYVVIRAESLKCCTTKMVKYGGENTSSLLSWNEKFLMDIPLHARSITFEVQCKNSNGAVRSVGVARIAISHFLGEKNNVNGNKGIYECTMQKMMSYRLRDWDGRRNGVINFSVRVAKLPEEDPLLEATAVVPEPAKGMPVRSCGFEGRVLGFKVDESNNSNGVAVGIPLWWSYPNNI; encoded by the coding sequence ATGGAATCTATTAGGCCAAGCACACTAGAGATTATGGTTATATCCGGCGAGAATCTATGCATGAATCAGAATCCAGTGAAGGAAGCTTATGTTGTGATTCGAGCTGAGTCCCTCAAATGTTGCACGACAAAGATGGTGAAATACGGTGGCGAAAACACTTCGAGCTTGCTCTCGTGGAATGAGAAATTCTTGATGGACATACCCCTGCATGCAAGGTCCATAACCTTTGAGGTGCAATGCAAGAACTCAAACGGCGCCGTTAGAAGCGTTGGCGTGGCAAGGATAGCCATTTCCCATTTTCTTGGAGAGAAGAATAATGTTAATGGTAATAAGGGAATTTATGAATGCACCATGCAGAAGATGATGAGTTATAGGTTGAGGGATTGGGATGGACGGCGAAATGGGGTTATCAATTTCTCGGTGAGGGTGGCAAAGCTGCCGGAGGAGGATCCTTTATTGGAAGCAACAGCGGTGGTGCCGGAGCCGGCGAAGGGAATGCCAGTGAGGAGTTGTGGATTTGAGGGAAGGGTTTTGGGGTTTAAGGTGGATGAGAGTAATAATTCAAATGGGGTAGCTGTTGGCATTCCACTTTGGTGGAGTTACCCtaacaatatttaa